One genomic segment of Mycolicibacterium psychrotolerans includes these proteins:
- the pruA gene encoding L-glutamate gamma-semialdehyde dehydrogenase: MDAITDVPLPANEPVGDFAPGSPERARLLDALTRLAADPIDLPHVIGGRHRMGAGERIDVVQPHKHAARLGTLTNADHADATAAVEAALAAKPAWEATPFDERAAVFLRAADLLAGPWREKIAAATMLGQSKSAYQAEIDSPCELVDFWRFNVAFARQILAEQPVSGKGVWNRTDHRPLEGFVYAITPFNFTAIAGNLPTAPALMGNTVVWKPSPTQTFAAYLTMQLLEAAGLPPGVINLVAGDGKAVSDVALADPRLAGIHFTGSTATFQHLWREVGTHIDRYDTYPRLVGETGGKDFVVAHASAHPDVLRTALIRGAFDYQGQKCSAASRAYVARSVWQKMGDDFLGATDALRYGDVTDLTNFGGALIDDRAFAKNVAAIERAKGAPGVTVAAGGEYDDSEGYFVRPTVLLSDDPTDEAFSTEYFGPLLAVHVYPDDDYERILDVVDGGARYALTGAVIADDRAAVLTAQQRLRHAAGNFYVNDKPTGAVVGQQPFGGSRASGTNDKAGSPLNLTRWTSARSIKETFVPATHHTYPHMEG, from the coding sequence ATGGATGCGATCACCGACGTACCGCTGCCCGCCAACGAGCCCGTCGGGGACTTCGCCCCCGGCTCCCCGGAACGCGCCCGGCTGCTCGACGCACTGACCCGGCTCGCCGCCGACCCGATCGACCTGCCGCACGTCATCGGCGGCCGACACCGCATGGGTGCCGGCGAGCGCATCGACGTGGTGCAGCCGCACAAGCACGCCGCGCGGCTGGGCACGCTGACCAACGCCGACCACGCCGACGCCACCGCCGCCGTCGAGGCGGCGCTCGCCGCCAAGCCCGCATGGGAGGCCACCCCGTTCGACGAGCGCGCCGCGGTGTTCCTGCGCGCGGCCGACCTGCTCGCCGGGCCGTGGCGGGAGAAGATCGCCGCGGCCACGATGCTCGGCCAGTCCAAGTCCGCCTACCAGGCCGAGATCGACTCGCCGTGCGAGCTCGTCGACTTCTGGCGGTTCAATGTCGCGTTCGCCCGGCAGATCCTGGCCGAGCAGCCGGTCAGCGGAAAAGGCGTGTGGAACCGCACGGACCACCGCCCGCTCGAGGGCTTCGTGTACGCGATCACCCCGTTCAACTTCACCGCGATCGCCGGCAACCTGCCCACCGCGCCCGCCCTGATGGGCAACACCGTGGTGTGGAAGCCGTCCCCCACGCAGACGTTTGCGGCCTACCTGACCATGCAGCTGCTCGAGGCGGCCGGCCTGCCGCCGGGCGTCATCAACCTCGTCGCCGGCGACGGCAAGGCGGTGTCCGACGTCGCGCTGGCCGACCCGCGGCTGGCGGGTATCCACTTCACCGGGTCCACGGCGACGTTCCAGCACCTGTGGCGCGAGGTCGGCACCCACATCGACCGCTACGACACCTACCCGCGGCTGGTCGGCGAGACCGGCGGCAAGGACTTCGTCGTCGCCCACGCGTCGGCGCATCCGGACGTCTTGCGCACCGCGCTGATTCGCGGCGCGTTCGACTATCAGGGGCAGAAGTGCTCGGCCGCGTCACGGGCCTACGTCGCACGGTCGGTGTGGCAGAAGATGGGTGACGACTTCCTGGGCGCCACCGACGCGCTGCGCTACGGCGACGTCACCGACCTGACGAACTTCGGGGGCGCGCTGATCGACGACCGGGCGTTCGCCAAGAACGTCGCCGCCATCGAGCGGGCCAAGGGCGCCCCGGGTGTCACGGTGGCCGCCGGCGGCGAATACGACGACAGCGAAGGCTATTTCGTCCGTCCCACCGTGCTGCTGTCCGACGATCCGACCGACGAGGCGTTCTCGACGGAGTACTTCGGGCCGCTGCTGGCTGTGCATGTCTATCCCGACGACGACTACGAGCGCATCCTCGACGTCGTCGACGGCGGGGCGCGCTACGCGCTCACCGGCGCGGTGATCGCCGACGACCGCGCCGCGGTGCTGACCGCGCAGCAGCGACTTCGGCACGCGGCAGGCAACTTCTACGTCAACGACAAGCCGACCGGCGCCGTCGTCGGCCAGCAGCCCTTCGGCGGGTCGCGGGCCTCGGGCACCAACGACAAGGCCGGCTCGCCGCTGAACCTGACGCGGTGGACGTCGGCCCGCTCGATCAAGGAGACCTTCGTGCCCGCCACCCACCACACCTATCCCCACATGGAGGGCTGA
- a CDS encoding PucR family transcriptional regulator — protein sequence MATTSTGLGLGQLLLALDRTMVTLVEAPRGLDMPVSSVALVDADDVRLGLAVGPGPADVFFLLGVSDVEAVGWLERLAGRPAAIFVKEPTTPAVTRAVALGAAVVAVEPQARWEHLYRLVNHAFEHHGDRADPQHDSGTDLFGLAQSIADRTRGMVCIEDADSRMLAYSASSEEADELRRLTILGRSGPPEHLEWIGQWGIFDALRAGSEVVRVAERPELGLRPRLAVGVHLPSGDRRRSGFAGTIWLQQGSAALADDVEEILRGGAVLAARIMARLAAAPSQHTARVQQLLGLAGAEADDVAALARDLGVPLDARAAVVGFRGLHRAVPADVIALSATAFRSDAQVVSAGDRVFVVLPKVTGAASVTSWARGLVAALRRELDLEVRAVTACPLAGVAAAAQARAEVDRVFDSAQRHPGAIGQVTTVDEARTTVLLDEIVSQVAAQPRLVDPRVRALRDEEPMLAITLQAYLDGFGDIGAIAARLHVHPNTVRYRIRRVEKLLATSLEDPDDRLVLSLALRATEP from the coding sequence ATGGCGACGACATCGACGGGCCTGGGCCTGGGTCAGCTCCTCCTGGCGCTCGACCGCACGATGGTGACGCTCGTCGAGGCGCCGCGGGGGCTGGACATGCCGGTCAGCTCGGTGGCGCTCGTCGACGCCGACGACGTGCGTCTCGGGCTGGCCGTCGGCCCCGGGCCGGCCGACGTGTTCTTCCTCCTCGGGGTCTCCGACGTCGAGGCGGTCGGGTGGCTGGAACGGCTTGCCGGCCGGCCCGCGGCGATCTTCGTCAAGGAGCCCACAACTCCGGCGGTGACCCGGGCGGTGGCGTTGGGCGCCGCGGTCGTCGCCGTCGAACCGCAGGCCCGCTGGGAGCATCTGTACCGCCTCGTCAACCACGCCTTCGAGCACCACGGCGACCGCGCGGACCCACAGCATGATTCGGGTACGGACCTGTTCGGACTGGCCCAGTCCATCGCCGACCGCACCCGCGGCATGGTGTGTATCGAGGACGCCGACAGCCGCATGCTGGCGTATTCGGCTTCCAGCGAGGAGGCCGACGAGCTGCGCCGGCTGACGATCCTGGGCCGCTCGGGGCCGCCCGAACATCTGGAGTGGATCGGCCAGTGGGGCATCTTCGACGCGCTGCGCGCCGGCTCGGAGGTGGTGCGGGTCGCCGAGCGGCCCGAGCTGGGGCTGCGACCGCGGCTGGCGGTCGGCGTGCACCTCCCGTCCGGCGACCGGCGCCGGTCCGGCTTCGCCGGGACGATCTGGCTGCAGCAGGGTTCGGCCGCGCTGGCCGACGACGTCGAGGAGATCCTGCGCGGCGGGGCCGTGCTGGCGGCGCGCATCATGGCACGGCTGGCCGCGGCGCCGTCGCAGCACACCGCCCGGGTGCAGCAGCTGCTCGGCCTGGCCGGCGCCGAAGCCGATGACGTGGCGGCGCTGGCCCGCGATCTCGGCGTCCCCCTGGACGCCCGCGCCGCGGTGGTGGGGTTCCGCGGCCTGCACCGTGCGGTGCCCGCCGACGTGATCGCCCTGAGCGCGACTGCTTTTCGCTCCGACGCGCAGGTGGTCAGCGCCGGGGACCGGGTGTTCGTGGTGCTGCCGAAGGTCACCGGGGCCGCGTCGGTGACGTCCTGGGCGCGCGGCCTGGTCGCTGCGCTGCGCCGGGAACTCGATCTCGAGGTGCGGGCGGTGACGGCGTGCCCGCTGGCTGGGGTGGCCGCCGCGGCGCAGGCGCGCGCCGAGGTGGACCGGGTGTTCGACAGCGCGCAGCGCCACCCCGGCGCGATCGGTCAGGTCACGACGGTCGACGAGGCGCGCACGACGGTGCTGCTCGACGAGATCGTCTCGCAGGTGGCCGCCCAACCGCGGCTCGTCGATCCGCGGGTGCGCGCGTTGCGCGACGAGGAGCCGATGCTCGCGATCACGCTGCAGGCCTACCTCGACGGCTTCGGCGACATCGGGGCGATCGCGGCGCGCCTGCACGTGCACCCCAACACCGTGCGCTACCGCATCCGGCGGGTGGAGAAGCTGCTGGCGACCTCGCTGGAGGACCCCGACGACCGCCTGGTGCTCTCCCTGGCGCTGCGCGCCACCGAACCCTGA
- a CDS encoding VOC family protein, whose amino-acid sequence MGLRFSDVCIDAHDTHALASWWSRVLGWPAEDTDDGDVALRAPAAAGPDWLFLAVPEEKVVKNRIHFDFTPEDQDAEVARVLELGARRVDIGQGDESWVVLADPEGNEFCILAAP is encoded by the coding sequence ATGGGTCTGAGGTTCTCCGACGTCTGCATCGACGCCCACGACACGCATGCCCTGGCGTCCTGGTGGTCGCGGGTGCTCGGCTGGCCGGCCGAGGACACCGACGACGGCGACGTCGCGCTGCGCGCCCCGGCGGCCGCAGGCCCGGACTGGCTGTTCCTCGCCGTGCCCGAGGAGAAGGTGGTGAAGAACCGGATCCACTTCGACTTCACTCCGGAGGACCAGGATGCCGAGGTCGCCCGCGTGCTCGAGCTCGGTGCGCGTCGGGTCGACATCGGCCAGGGTGACGAGAGCTGGGTGGTGCTCGCCGACCCCGAGGGCAACGAGTTCTGCATCCTGGCGGCCCCCTAG
- a CDS encoding MFS transporter: MSVTTDQAATRGLRDALPALLSLALASCLAVTTEMLPVGLLPDLGAAFGVSDATTGLLVGLYAVMVALFAVPLTMATSRFARKPLLLATVAGYAVSNAAVAAAPSFAVVAAGRTIGGLTHALFFSLLIGYTPRLVSRALVGRALAIAGCGVSAGLVLGVPLLTSLGAASGWRTPFAVLAVAAVGAFALIGAVLPGVTNTGQTGAREPGRRGRLVAVSASNMLVFVGHFTAYTFISLLLLGSGVHAAFIGPILLGCGACGLVGLWYAGRGLDRNPRGTTLITLCAKLIAVAALGVAWPVMAGVLAATAIWCGAFGGVPSLYQACAVRTHAVSPERAGAWVNATSNVGIAGGSALGAALLGTAGLGVLPWVAIALIGAGTAVAALSRNAFPAQP, translated from the coding sequence GTGAGTGTGACCACCGATCAGGCCGCGACGCGCGGACTTCGCGACGCTCTGCCCGCTCTGCTCTCGCTGGCGCTGGCATCGTGTCTGGCGGTCACGACCGAGATGCTCCCGGTGGGCCTGCTGCCCGACCTCGGTGCGGCGTTCGGGGTGTCGGACGCCACGACGGGACTGCTCGTCGGGCTGTACGCGGTGATGGTGGCCCTGTTCGCGGTTCCGCTGACGATGGCCACCTCGCGGTTCGCCCGCAAGCCGCTGCTGTTGGCCACCGTGGCGGGGTACGCGGTCAGCAACGCCGCCGTCGCCGCCGCCCCGTCGTTCGCCGTCGTCGCCGCCGGGCGGACCATCGGCGGTCTGACGCACGCGCTGTTCTTCTCGCTGCTGATCGGGTACACCCCGCGGCTGGTGTCCCGGGCGCTCGTCGGCCGTGCGCTGGCGATCGCCGGGTGCGGCGTGTCGGCCGGCCTGGTGCTCGGCGTGCCGCTGCTGACCTCGCTGGGCGCGGCGTCCGGCTGGAGGACGCCGTTCGCGGTGCTGGCCGTCGCGGCCGTGGGCGCGTTCGCGTTGATCGGCGCCGTGCTGCCGGGCGTGACCAACACCGGTCAGACCGGGGCGCGTGAGCCGGGGCGTCGCGGCCGGCTGGTCGCGGTGTCCGCGTCGAACATGCTCGTGTTCGTCGGGCACTTCACCGCCTACACGTTCATCAGCCTGCTGCTCCTCGGCAGCGGGGTGCACGCGGCGTTCATCGGGCCGATTCTGCTCGGCTGCGGCGCCTGCGGTCTGGTCGGACTGTGGTACGCGGGCCGGGGGCTGGACCGCAACCCGCGCGGGACGACACTGATCACCTTGTGCGCCAAGCTGATCGCGGTGGCGGCACTCGGTGTCGCGTGGCCGGTGATGGCGGGCGTGCTGGCCGCGACGGCGATCTGGTGCGGCGCGTTCGGCGGTGTGCCGTCGCTGTATCAGGCGTGCGCGGTGCGCACCCACGCGGTGTCCCCCGAACGCGCGGGCGCGTGGGTCAACGCCACATCGAATGTGGGGATCGCGGGCGGATCGGCGCTCGGCGCCGCGCTGCTCGGGACCGCCGGCCTGGGCGTGCTGCCGTGGGTCGCGATCGCGCTGATCGGCGCAGGCACCGCCGTCGCCGCTCTGTCCCGCAACGCTTTTCCCGCTCAGCCCTAG
- a CDS encoding proline dehydrogenase family protein gives MGVFGQFARPVILAAAKQDGLRRAAERVPLTRRVVHRFVPGEGLDDVMKALVALRDSSRLVSIDYLGEDVTDADAADATVQAYLGLLGALAGRAEAAEPRVRPLEVSLKLSALGQALPHDGEKIALENARTICEAAHRAGVWVTVDAEDHTTTDSTLSIVRDLRVDFDWVGTVLQAYLKRTKADCAEFAASGARIRLCKGAYDEPASVAYRDTDQITDSYLGCLRILMAGRGYPMVASHDPEIIAAVAPMARENHRGTDEFEYQMLYGIRDGEQRRLADEGNHVRVYVPFGSQWYGYFVRRLAERPANLTFFLRALTERRGHAG, from the coding sequence ATGGGCGTGTTCGGACAGTTCGCGCGGCCGGTCATCCTGGCCGCCGCCAAGCAGGACGGCTTGCGCCGCGCCGCGGAACGCGTGCCGCTGACCCGGCGGGTGGTGCACCGCTTCGTGCCGGGCGAGGGACTCGACGACGTGATGAAAGCGCTTGTCGCACTGCGCGATTCATCCCGGTTGGTGTCGATCGACTATCTCGGTGAGGACGTCACCGACGCCGACGCCGCCGACGCGACGGTGCAGGCCTACCTCGGCCTGCTCGGCGCGCTGGCCGGTCGGGCGGAGGCGGCGGAGCCGAGGGTACGTCCGCTCGAGGTGTCGCTGAAGCTGTCCGCACTGGGGCAGGCGCTGCCGCACGACGGCGAGAAGATCGCGCTGGAGAACGCGCGCACGATCTGCGAAGCCGCGCACCGCGCCGGGGTCTGGGTGACCGTGGACGCCGAGGACCACACCACGACGGACTCGACGCTGTCGATCGTGCGGGATCTGCGGGTCGACTTCGACTGGGTGGGCACCGTGCTGCAGGCCTATCTGAAGCGGACCAAGGCCGACTGCGCGGAGTTCGCGGCGTCGGGGGCCCGGATCCGGCTGTGCAAGGGCGCCTATGACGAGCCGGCGTCGGTGGCGTACCGCGACACCGACCAGATCACCGACTCCTACCTCGGATGTCTGCGCATCCTGATGGCCGGCCGTGGCTACCCGATGGTGGCCTCGCACGACCCGGAGATCATCGCCGCGGTGGCACCGATGGCGCGGGAAAACCACCGCGGCACCGACGAATTCGAATATCAGATGCTCTACGGTATCCGCGACGGCGAACAGCGCCGGCTTGCCGACGAGGGCAACCACGTGCGGGTCTACGTGCCGTTCGGCTCCCAGTGGTACGGCTACTTCGTGCGCCGGCTCGCCGAGCGTCCGGCCAACCTGACGTTCTTCCTACGTGCGCTGACCGAGCGGCGCGGTCACGCCGGATAG
- a CDS encoding acyl-CoA synthetase, whose protein sequence is MLLASLNPAAVAGGADIDDAVRIDGVTLSRSDLVGAATSVAERVGGAATVAVLARPTPATVLAVVGCMIAGVPVVPVPADVGAAERRHILTDSGAQAWLGERPDDTDGLPHIPVRLHARSWHRYAEPPPNATALIVYTSGTTGLPKGVLLSRRAIAADLDMLAAAWQWTAEDTLVHGLPLYHVHGLVLGLLGSLRIGNRFVHTGKPTPQDYAQAVSEGGSLVFGVPTVWSRIVADGDAARALAPARLLVSGSAPLPVPVFDGLAALSGHQPVERYGSTEALITLSTLAAGERRPGWVGLPLKGVTTRLVAEDGTAVPHDGESIGALHLQSPTLFDGYLNRPDATAEVLDADGWYHTGDVAVIDAGGMHRIVGRASVDLIKSGGFRIGAGEIETVLLGHAGVAEAAVIGAPDADLGQRIVAFVVGDAAPDELIDHVAQQLSVHKRPREVRVVDALPRNAMGKVLKKELLQWV, encoded by the coding sequence GTGCTGCTGGCCTCTCTGAACCCCGCGGCCGTCGCCGGGGGCGCGGACATCGACGACGCCGTGCGCATCGACGGCGTGACCCTCAGTCGCAGCGATCTGGTGGGTGCGGCCACATCGGTCGCCGAACGGGTCGGCGGCGCCGCCACGGTCGCCGTGCTGGCCCGCCCGACGCCGGCCACCGTGCTGGCCGTCGTCGGGTGCATGATCGCCGGAGTCCCCGTCGTCCCGGTGCCCGCCGATGTGGGCGCCGCCGAGCGCAGGCACATCCTCACCGACTCCGGCGCCCAGGCGTGGCTGGGCGAACGGCCCGACGACACCGACGGTCTGCCGCACATCCCGGTGCGGCTGCACGCCCGGTCCTGGCACCGCTACGCCGAGCCGCCACCGAACGCCACCGCGCTGATCGTCTACACCTCCGGCACCACCGGCCTGCCCAAGGGCGTGCTGCTCAGTCGCCGGGCGATCGCCGCCGACCTCGACATGCTCGCCGCGGCCTGGCAGTGGACCGCCGAGGACACCCTCGTCCACGGGCTGCCGCTCTACCACGTGCACGGCCTGGTGCTGGGCCTGCTGGGGTCGCTGCGCATCGGCAACCGCTTCGTCCACACCGGTAAGCCCACACCGCAGGACTACGCGCAGGCCGTGTCCGAAGGCGGGTCGCTGGTGTTCGGCGTTCCCACCGTCTGGTCACGGATCGTCGCCGACGGCGACGCCGCCCGGGCGCTGGCGCCGGCCCGGCTGTTGGTCTCGGGTAGCGCACCGCTGCCCGTCCCGGTGTTCGACGGGCTGGCCGCGCTCAGCGGCCACCAGCCGGTGGAACGGTACGGGAGTACCGAAGCGCTGATCACGCTGAGCACGCTGGCCGCAGGTGAACGCCGGCCCGGCTGGGTGGGGCTGCCGCTCAAGGGCGTCACCACCCGGCTGGTCGCCGAGGACGGCACCGCCGTGCCGCACGACGGCGAGAGCATCGGGGCGCTGCACCTGCAGAGCCCGACGCTGTTCGACGGCTATCTCAACCGCCCCGACGCCACCGCCGAGGTGCTCGACGCCGACGGCTGGTACCACACCGGCGATGTCGCGGTGATCGACGCGGGCGGGATGCACCGCATCGTCGGCCGCGCATCGGTCGATCTGATCAAGAGCGGCGGATTCCGGATCGGCGCGGGCGAGATCGAGACGGTGCTCCTCGGTCATGCCGGGGTGGCCGAAGCCGCGGTGATCGGGGCGCCCGACGCCGACCTCGGGCAGCGGATCGTCGCGTTCGTGGTCGGCGACGCCGCCCCCGACGAGCTGATCGACCATGTCGCACAGCAGCTTTCGGTGCACAAGCGACCGCGCGAGGTCCGCGTCGTGGACGCCCTGCCGCGCAACGCGATGGGTAAGGTCTTGAAGAAGGAACTGCTGCAATGGGTCTGA
- a CDS encoding M15 family metallopeptidase codes for MLAQTSIVLPPPPPEPVTPPPGDQLAIGPAAVDTTGGWLPDGTTLSPFDVTNPILSQIDPALLTAVQNAARAAEAAGIGLRITSGWRSKGFQQRLFDNAVGTYGSVTAAAEFVATPEVSKHVTGQAIDIGPPEADQWLIANGRQFGLCQIYANEIWHFELAADAQGNCPPLRPNAAG; via the coding sequence ATGCTCGCCCAGACGAGCATCGTGCTGCCCCCGCCGCCGCCGGAGCCGGTGACGCCTCCGCCCGGTGACCAGCTGGCGATCGGCCCCGCCGCCGTCGACACCACCGGCGGCTGGCTCCCCGACGGCACCACGCTCTCGCCGTTCGACGTCACCAATCCGATTCTGTCGCAGATCGATCCGGCACTGCTGACCGCCGTGCAGAACGCCGCGCGGGCCGCCGAGGCCGCGGGCATCGGCCTGCGCATCACCTCGGGCTGGCGTTCGAAAGGCTTCCAGCAGCGGCTGTTCGACAATGCGGTGGGCACCTACGGCAGCGTCACGGCGGCCGCGGAGTTCGTGGCCACCCCAGAGGTGTCCAAGCACGTCACCGGTCAGGCCATCGACATCGGACCGCCCGAGGCCGATCAGTGGCTGATTGCCAACGGCAGGCAGTTCGGGCTGTGCCAGATCTACGCGAACGAGATCTGGCACTTCGAACTGGCCGCCGATGCGCAGGGCAACTGCCCGCCGCTGCGGCCCAACGCCGCGGGCTGA
- the dapC gene encoding succinyldiaminopimelate transaminase encodes MFPWDTLADVTTAARAHPDGLVDLSVGTPVDPVAPVIREALAAASAAPGYPTTAGTSALREAAVAALARRYGVTGLAPGAVLPAIGTKELIAWLPTLLGLGAADTVVVPELAYPTYEVGALLAGAAVVRADSLTQLGPSAPALLYLNSPSNPTGKVLGVEHLRKVVGWARERGVLVASDECYLGLGWDTAPLSVLHPDVCDGDHTGLLALHSLSKTSSLAGYRAGFVAGDAAVVAELLAVRKHAGMMMPTPVQAAMVAALDDDEHEREQRARYARRREQLLPALRAAGFTVDHSEAGLYLWATRGEPCRDTLAWLGERGILVAPGEFYGPRGQRHVRVALTATDERIAAAAARLTP; translated from the coding sequence GTGTTCCCCTGGGACACCCTGGCCGACGTCACGACGGCTGCCCGAGCCCATCCCGACGGCCTCGTCGACCTGTCGGTCGGAACTCCGGTCGACCCGGTGGCGCCGGTGATCCGCGAGGCACTGGCCGCAGCCAGCGCCGCGCCCGGCTATCCCACGACCGCGGGCACGTCCGCGCTGCGCGAGGCCGCGGTCGCGGCGCTGGCCCGCCGGTACGGCGTCACCGGCCTCGCGCCCGGTGCAGTGCTTCCGGCGATCGGCACCAAGGAGCTGATCGCCTGGCTGCCGACGCTGCTCGGACTCGGCGCGGCGGACACGGTCGTCGTGCCCGAGCTGGCCTATCCCACCTACGAGGTGGGTGCGCTGCTCGCCGGCGCCGCCGTGGTCCGCGCCGATTCGCTGACCCAGCTCGGCCCGAGCGCGCCGGCGCTTCTGTACCTGAACTCGCCGAGCAACCCGACCGGCAAGGTCCTCGGTGTCGAGCACCTGCGCAAGGTGGTCGGCTGGGCCCGTGAGCGCGGCGTGCTCGTCGCCTCCGACGAGTGCTACCTGGGACTGGGCTGGGACACCGCGCCCCTGTCAGTGCTCCATCCCGACGTCTGCGACGGTGACCACACCGGGCTGCTGGCTCTGCACTCGCTGTCGAAGACGTCGTCGCTGGCCGGCTACCGGGCCGGGTTCGTCGCCGGGGACGCGGCGGTGGTCGCCGAGCTGCTGGCGGTGCGCAAGCACGCCGGCATGATGATGCCCACCCCGGTGCAGGCGGCGATGGTGGCCGCCCTGGACGACGACGAGCACGAGCGTGAGCAGCGCGCACGCTATGCGCGGCGCCGCGAGCAGCTGTTGCCGGCGCTGCGCGCGGCCGGCTTCACCGTCGACCATTCCGAGGCCGGGCTGTATCTGTGGGCCACCCGCGGCGAGCCCTGCCGGGACACCCTGGCCTGGCTCGGCGAGCGCGGAATCCTCGTCGCACCGGGGGAGTTCTACGGTCCCCGCGGTCAGCGGCACGTCCGGGTCGCGTTGACCGCGACCGACGAGCGCATCGCCGCCGCGGCCGCACGCCTGACCCCGTAG
- a CDS encoding NUDIX domain-containing protein: protein MDSIRALGSRQVYQNNWLTIREDDIRRPDGSSGIYAVVDKPTYALVIPRDGDRFHLVEQFRYPLGLRRWEFPQGTAPDRADLEPAALAARELREETGLTAASLVELGMLDVAPGMSSQRGRVFLATGITEGPHDREHEEQDMRSAWFGRAEIEQMMRAGVITDAQSMAAWTLLLLAGH, encoded by the coding sequence ATGGATTCGATCCGGGCGCTCGGTTCCCGCCAGGTGTACCAGAACAACTGGTTGACGATCCGCGAGGACGACATCCGCAGGCCCGACGGCAGCAGCGGGATCTATGCGGTGGTCGACAAGCCGACGTATGCGCTGGTGATTCCGCGGGACGGGGACCGCTTCCATCTGGTGGAGCAGTTCCGCTATCCGCTGGGGTTGCGGCGCTGGGAGTTTCCGCAGGGCACCGCGCCCGACCGGGCCGATCTCGAACCGGCCGCGCTGGCGGCCCGCGAACTCCGCGAGGAGACTGGGCTGACCGCGGCGTCGCTGGTCGAACTCGGCATGCTCGACGTCGCGCCGGGGATGAGCAGCCAGCGCGGCCGGGTGTTCCTGGCCACCGGCATCACCGAAGGGCCGCACGACCGCGAACACGAAGAGCAGGACATGCGCAGCGCGTGGTTCGGCCGCGCCGAGATCGAACAGATGATGCGCGCGGGTGTGATCACCGACGCGCAGTCGATGGCGGCCTGGACGCTGCTGCTACTCGCGGGACACTGA
- the fdxA gene encoding ferredoxin, with protein MTYTIAEPCVDVKDKACIEECPVDCIYEGARMLYIHPDECVDCGACEPVCPVEAIYYEDDVPDQWSSYTQINADFFSELGSPGGASKVGQTDNDPQVIKDLPPQGED; from the coding sequence GTGACGTACACGATTGCCGAGCCCTGCGTCGACGTCAAAGACAAGGCATGTATCGAGGAGTGCCCCGTCGACTGCATCTACGAGGGCGCACGCATGCTGTACATCCACCCGGACGAGTGCGTCGACTGCGGCGCCTGCGAGCCGGTGTGCCCTGTCGAGGCCATCTACTACGAAGACGATGTGCCGGACCAGTGGAGCAGCTACACCCAGATCAACGCGGATTTCTTCAGCGAACTCGGATCGCCCGGCGGCGCGTCGAAGGTCGGGCAGACCGACAACGACCCGCAGGTGATCAAGGACCTGCCTCCGCAGGGTGAGGACTGA
- a CDS encoding Rv2253 family sensor-like surface protein, translating into MSARRSALAAATFVAAAWVCPGATAAAAPPDWSGRYTVITFASNKLGTSIAARQPEPDFRAQYTFSTSCAGTCVATANDGPAPSNPTIPQPSRYTWDGKQWVFNYNWQWECYRGDDVPREYVPARSLVFYAPTLDGSMYGSWRTEILDGICKGTVVMPVAAYPA; encoded by the coding sequence ATGTCTGCCCGACGGAGTGCACTGGCGGCTGCCACGTTCGTCGCGGCGGCCTGGGTCTGCCCCGGCGCCACCGCCGCGGCGGCGCCACCGGACTGGAGCGGGCGCTACACGGTGATCACCTTCGCGTCGAACAAGCTGGGCACCAGCATCGCCGCGCGCCAGCCGGAGCCGGACTTCCGCGCCCAGTACACCTTCAGCACCTCGTGTGCGGGCACCTGCGTGGCGACCGCGAACGACGGTCCGGCGCCGAGCAATCCGACGATTCCCCAGCCGAGCCGTTACACGTGGGACGGCAAACAGTGGGTGTTCAACTACAACTGGCAGTGGGAGTGTTACCGCGGCGACGACGTGCCGCGCGAGTACGTCCCGGCCCGGTCGCTGGTGTTCTACGCGCCGACGCTGGACGGATCGATGTACGGCAGTTGGCGCACCGAGATCCTCGACGGCATCTGCAAGGGCACCGTGGTGATGCCCGTCGCCGCCTATCCGGCGTGA